ATGTGGAAGGAGGATTTTGGCTAATTCGTTGGGACCGTATGGCCCGAAAAACACTTCCTCGTTTCCCATCGTACTCTCGACGCGACTATCGAGACGAAGATCCACCTCCACGAGCTGATTGCTGATGAGCCAGGCTGAAAGAGATATTCCACGCTTGAGCTTCCCTTCGCCACGTAACAATCGGTAGAAGAACTCGTTTGGATCGTAGTTCGTATCGTGCTGGAGCTGGTCGATCTCATCGAGGATCAGTACCGTATACTCCGGATACCCCTCAAGGGCGACCCAGATTCCCTCGAAGACGCCGTCAAGACCTTCATACGACTTCTTGCGCTCGCCGATCAGTTCGAGATGGATCTCGTTGGCCGCACTGAAGATCGTTCGACATTCCTTGAGGTTGACGTACTCGACGGCAAGCTCCTCGTGTCGAGTGGCGAACTCCTCGGCAATCCGTCGGGCAGTGAGGGTTTTTCCTGCTCCCGGTGGCCCGTGAATCGAGACCGTCGGCGGAAGATAGCCTTCGGACACGCCGTTCAAGATCGTCGCGAGTTCCCGTTCCTGCTCGTCGCGAGCCATGATCTCATCCGGTTCAGCTAATGGATCGAGTGCACCTTTATCCGCAAAGACGCTGTCATCCGGGGCCGTCTCCTCGAAAAGGTCGTCGTACTTGTTCATGGTGTCGGAGGAATCGTTTTGTCGTTGCGTCCAGCGGAACTACGTA
This genomic interval from Halalkalicoccus subterraneus contains the following:
- a CDS encoding Cdc6/Cdc18 family protein, with amino-acid sequence MNKYDDLFEETAPDDSVFADKGALDPLAEPDEIMARDEQERELATILNGVSEGYLPPTVSIHGPPGAGKTLTARRIAEEFATRHEELAVEYVNLKECRTIFSAANEIHLELIGERKKSYEGLDGVFEGIWVALEGYPEYTVLILDEIDQLQHDTNYDPNEFFYRLLRGEGKLKRGISLSAWLISNQLVEVDLRLDSRVESTMGNEEVFFGPYGPNELAKILLPHLERAFTEESYVPEAVEHGILQAATRWGDARKALTLFRNAGELANQRELASVTIECINDSLEATEQDAIMEKLAQLPANHVGVLVAATSWTNKQTGEIVQPVTTEQIRKSMETETALDAPLGKRAIQNVVTDLETMGLLEAWIESRGQEGRVKQHKTTFDPQLGKEIIENHPDFI